The following nucleotide sequence is from Photobacterium gaetbulicola Gung47.
GGGTACCACCCAAGCGTGGCGGCGCCGGGCTACGAGATGTACTACTTCACCATCATCGTGGGCAAAACCGAAAAGTCGCTGATCCAGCACTTCGACCCGCATCATGAGTATCAAGTCGAAACGATCCCTGGCATCAAGGACATGATCGCCAAGTTCAAATAAGGAGGGGCAATATGCTCGTAAACTTGAAAGAACTCTTGCCTCAGGCTGCCGCATCTGACTATGCCGTGCCTTGTTTTAATGTGTTTGGTTATGAAGATGCCTGTGCGGTAGTCGAAGCTGCCGAAGCGGTAAACAAGCCGGTGATCCTTGCTTGTAACAAAGATGTCGCTGACTTCTATGGGGTTGAGACGGCAGCGGCGATGCTACTGCCTTTGGCGCACAAAAGCTCAGTACCGGTGTGTCTGCACCTTGATCACACCTATGAGGAAGATATTGTCTACCGCGCGCTGAAGGCGGGTTTTAGCTCAGTAATGTTCGATGGCTCTCAGCTGCCACTCGATGAGAACATTGCCCGTACCCGTGCTGTAGCAGATGTCGCCCATGCATTGGGGGCGTCGGTCGAAGGCGAGATTGGCTCCGTTCCTTATGACGAAGGACGCGACCATATCAAATCAATCTTCACCGAGCCGGAAGATGCCGCGCGTTTTGCCAAAGAGAGCGGTGCCGATTGTGTCGCCATATCCGTTGGAAACGTACACCGATTGACCGAACCTACATGTACAATTGACTTTGGTCGTTTAGATCGTATTGCGAATATGGTAGATATTCCTCTAGTCATTCATGGGACAAGTGGTATTCGCGACGAAGATATGGAAGTGCTAAAGCGTACCCGCGTATCGAAGTTCAATATTGGTACCTGTTTGCGCCAGGCATTGGGACATAACCTGCGCGATTTCATGAATGAAGAACCACAAAAGTTTGATCGAATTTACTTTATGAAAAAAGCAATGCCTTTTGTGAAAGAAGAAGCGATTCGCAACTTCAAATTATTATCATAAACTATAGCCTCAAGTGCCAGTCACTTGAGGTATTCTTATTTTGTAATAGTGCTTTCGGGCAGGAGTGCGGCCAATTATGGATGTTGAAGAACAAGTACCCGCTGACTTAGACACGCTGCGTGAGCTTATTGTTAAGCGCTACGACAGCCTAAGTGGGCGCCTACAACAGGTTGCCGATTTTGTGATGGCCCAACCTATGTTGGTCGCGGTCGAAACAATGGCAACGATCGCTGAACAGGCTAATGTTCCATTGTCTACACTGAGCCGGTTTTCAAATGCAATGGGCTACTCAGGGTTTAGTTCGATGCAGGCGTTATTTCGTGATCAGTACCTGAATCGCCCAAGGGATTATATCGAGCGGGTAAGAAAAGCGCGCGAAGCTGAAGAAGTGAGCCAAGACTCACCAATGGCAATCTTCCAAGATTTTGGGCAAGCGAATATTGAAGCGATGGAACAGCTACAAATGTCTGTTTCTCCGCACAAGCTTGAAAGGGCGGTTAGCCTGCTCGATGAAGCCGAGACCATTTATATTCAGGGCATGCGCCGCGCTTACCCTGTGGCTTTTTATCTCTGGTATGCCTTGATGAAATCAGACAACAACGTGGTGTTGCTTGATGATCATGGCGGTATGCTGGCACCGATGACTCGCCGGATGAATGAAAAAGATGTGCTGGTCACGGTGACGTTCAGCCCCTATGCACCAGAAACCAGCAGTTTGATTGATACTGCATTCGAAAAGAATGTGCCTATTGTTGCGATTACGGATAACCAGATGACATCCCAAGGTAGCAAGATGGAGGTTTGCTTTGAAGTACAGGAAGGCGAAATTATGGGCTTCCGCTCTCTCAGTAGTTCTTTGTATTTAGCACAAACACTGGCAGTCAGTCTGATGTGCCGGGAAGTGAAATAAGCGATTTAATCTGGCAGAACATATATGGTTAGCTGAGCCTTGGTTTGGCTACCTATATTCAAGTGACTTTATGAAGGTGTTTTGTGAAGTTACTTGAATATAGAGTATTTAGTTTCCGATTCTTCTTATTTGGGTAGGAATCACGGCTGTGGCTCCTAGGAACTTCGTCGCACGGTATTTGTTACCGATAAGGATTTAAAATGCGTTTTGCTCTTCATGGAATGTGTTCGCTTCATAGTAATATTCTTTCTGATATTCGTTTGGCAAAGGAAACGGGTTATCAGGGGTTAGAAATACATACTGAAAAATTGTGGCGTTATATTAATGCCGGTTTTACCAGTGAAGAATTTAAAGCACGACTTGATGCAGCCAATATTACGCCTTCTGCGATTGATATTATTGGCGGTGTGGAAGCGGCGACCAAAGAAGAGCAACAACGCGTATTCAAAGAGGCAGAAACCCTATGTCGCTTTGCCAGAGATATTGGTGCCCCAACTATACAGCTAAATGCGTTTGAAAGCCTGAATGCCTTTAGTACAGAAGATAATATTCAGCTAACCGCAAAAAACATTCGCTCAATCGCCGATATTGGTCGCGAATATGGCATCCGATTCCAGTATGAAGGCGCAGCATGGACACCCATTGCAACGCTGGAAGACTACTATAGATTGCTCGATGCGGTCGGGCGTGATAATTTTGGTTTCGTCTTAGACACATGGCACCTCTGGGCATGTCGTGGTGCCACTCTGGAGCAGATTTCTCAGGTTGATAAATCACTGATTTACAATGTGCATCTATCTGATGGTAAACGTCCAGCAGAAGGTCAGCCATGGGTTGATGAAAGAGAGTTGCGCGGTTTCTACATCGGTGAAGGTGATATCCCGATGCAAGAATGGCTTGATGCACTTCTACAGACAGGATATGACGGTTTCTTCTCTGGCGAGTTCCTTAATGATCAATTGTGGGAACACGACCATTACGAAGTGGCAGAAAAAATGCTCAATGGGATGAAAGCATTAGTACGATAAGGCTGGCAAGGAGTTGCGGCTAATATTTGGAATGATACGTTGAATTATATTTGTTGTTATTTTCTGCTTGTTACCGATATTGAGGGCGCTTAAGAATGAACCTTGAGCGTCGTGCAGATTTAATACTTGTCGCAACAACAATCTTGGCGGCAGCCGGTTGGATATTTTCGAAAGAAGCTATCCAGGGGCTGCCGGCTTTTGGTTTTATAGGCTTACGTTTTGTGCTGGCCTCTTTATGTCTACTTATATTTTGCTTTTCTGATATTAAAAAGGTAGACAAATCCGTTATTCCCAAAGCGCTAGGGGTAGGGTGTATTCTAGGCACTGCCATCTTACTTTGGATTCATGCCATTTCGGTGAGTGATACCCTGGGTGAAGGCGCATTTATTATGAGCCTGTCTATGCTGTTTGTGCCGCTTATTGCGTGGCCATTGTTTAAGGCAAAACCACCTAGAACGTTCTGGTTGGCATTGCCAATCGCCTTTGCTGGGCTGTTGATGTTATCACTGGGCGGCGGCAATGGCTGGCAGATGTCATCGAGTCAGTTGTGGTTTATGGCTGCTGCCGTGATGTTGGCTGTTCATTTTAACTTTAACAGCCAATATGCCCGTCAACTCCCAACGTTGCTGCTAACTTGCTTGCAGCTGTTCAGCATAGGCTGTATGGGGTTGATCGCCTCTTTATTGTTTGAAACATGGCCAGAATCAGTCAGTATGACGACATGGGGATGGTTTATGTTGAGTATGCTGGTTGCGACCAGTTTGCGTTACGTCATGCAGACGATGGGGCAGAAGCACAGCACTGCCGCTAATGCGGCGATCATCATGATCTTGGAGCCGGTGTGGACGGTGATCCTCAGTGTGATTTGGTATGCGGAAGAGATGCCAGCCAATAAGCTGGCCGGGTGTTTGATGATTCTATTGGCCCTGTTTACTTATCGTGGACTCGGCCATGTGGTCGGTTATGTCACCAAAAAAGCGGCTTAATGGTGGCCTGTGGAGCGCTAAAGCTCGAAGTAGTCATCTAGCGCTTTTCTTGCATCTGCCGTCGAGCAGTTGCTCTTAAAGCAAAGTTCGGCAACAGTAATAGCTGGGTTTTCGACTACATAGGAAAGCAGAGTGCGCGGTTGCTCTGTTTTACCGTAGTCGAAGCCTATTTCTTCGATATCATGATATTTCGACAGGCGCTTTTGAATTGATTTCCCGATGGCGGCTAAAGGTTCACTAGA
It contains:
- a CDS encoding putative transcriptional regulator (COG1737), translating into MDVEEQVPADLDTLRELIVKRYDSLSGRLQQVADFVMAQPMLVAVETMATIAEQANVPLSTLSRFSNAMGYSGFSSMQALFRDQYLNRPRDYIERVRKAREAEEVSQDSPMAIFQDFGQANIEAMEQLQMSVSPHKLERAVSLLDEAETIYIQGMRRAYPVAFYLWYALMKSDNNVVLLDDHGGMLAPMTRRMNEKDVLVTVTFSPYAPETSSLIDTAFEKNVPIVAITDNQMTSQGSKMEVCFEVQEGEIMGFRSLSSSLYLAQTLAVSLMCREVK
- a CDS encoding hypothetical protein (COG1082,COG3185); this translates as MRFALHGMCSLHSNILSDIRLAKETGYQGLEIHTEKLWRYINAGFTSEEFKARLDAANITPSAIDIIGGVEAATKEEQQRVFKEAETLCRFARDIGAPTIQLNAFESLNAFSTEDNIQLTAKNIRSIADIGREYGIRFQYEGAAWTPIATLEDYYRLLDAVGRDNFGFVLDTWHLWACRGATLEQISQVDKSLIYNVHLSDGKRPAEGQPWVDERELRGFYIGEGDIPMQEWLDALLQTGYDGFFSGEFLNDQLWEHDHYEVAEKMLNGMKALVR
- a CDS encoding fructose-1,6-bisphosphate aldolase (COG0191) yields the protein MLVNLKELLPQAAASDYAVPCFNVFGYEDACAVVEAAEAVNKPVILACNKDVADFYGVETAAAMLLPLAHKSSVPVCLHLDHTYEEDIVYRALKAGFSSVMFDGSQLPLDENIARTRAVADVAHALGASVEGEIGSVPYDEGRDHIKSIFTEPEDAARFAKESGADCVAISVGNVHRLTEPTCTIDFGRLDRIANMVDIPLVIHGTSGIRDEDMEVLKRTRVSKFNIGTCLRQALGHNLRDFMNEEPQKFDRIYFMKKAMPFVKEEAIRNFKLLS
- a CDS encoding putative permease (COG0697), whose protein sequence is MNLERRADLILVATTILAAAGWIFSKEAIQGLPAFGFIGLRFVLASLCLLIFCFSDIKKVDKSVIPKALGVGCILGTAILLWIHAISVSDTLGEGAFIMSLSMLFVPLIAWPLFKAKPPRTFWLALPIAFAGLLMLSLGGGNGWQMSSSQLWFMAAAVMLAVHFNFNSQYARQLPTLLLTCLQLFSIGCMGLIASLLFETWPESVSMTTWGWFMLSMLVATSLRYVMQTMGQKHSTAANAAIIMILEPVWTVILSVIWYAEEMPANKLAGCLMILLALFTYRGLGHVVGYVTKKAA